CGACCGGCCGCAGGCACACGCGTCATCCCCTCGTCGCCCACCGGGCCGGGGGGTTTTTTGTTGGGCAGGCACCGCACGCTGGGAAGAGCAGGGAAGAGACGGACATGACGGAGCAGGGCGCACAGGTCGGCGGCACGGTCACGGGAGCCCAGAGCCTCGTGACGTCCCTCGAGGCAGCCGGCGTCACGGACATCTTCGGCATCCCGGGCGGCGCGATCCTCCCGGCCTACGACCCGCTGATGGACTCCACGCGGATCCGGCACATCCTGGTGCGCCACGAGCAGGCGGCCGGGCACGCCGCCCAGGGCTACGCCGCCGCGACCGGCCGGGTGGGTGTCTGCATGGCGACCTCGGGGCCGGGTGCGACCAACCTGGTCACCCCGATCGCCGACGCCCACATGGACTCGGTGCCGATGGTCGCCGTGACCGGTCAGGTCGGCGCCTCGATGATCGGCACCGACGCCTTCCAGGAGGCCGACATCCGCGGCATCACGATGCCGATCACCAAGCACAACTTTCTCGTCACCGACGCGGCCGACATCCCGCGCACCATCGCCGAGGCGTTCCACATCGCCTCCACAGGCCGGCCCGGCCCCGTGCTCGTCGACGTCGCCAAGTCCGCGCTGCAGGCCCAGACCACCTTCGCGTGGCCGAGCGAGCTGCACCTGCCGGGCTACCGCCCCGTCACCACGCCGCACAGCAAGCAGATCAAGGAGGCCGTGCGCCTGATCCGCGACGCGAAGCGTCCGGTGCTCTACGTCGGCGGCGGCGTGATCCGCGCCGGCGCGTCCCGCGAGCTGGCCCGGCTCGCGGCCCTCACCGGCATCCCGGTCGTGACCACGCTGATGGCCCGCGGCGCCTTCCCCGACAGCAACCCGCAGCACCTCGGCATGCCGGGCATGCACGGCACCGTCGCCGCGGTCGCCGGCCTGCAGAAGAGCGACCTGATCATCAGCCTCGGCGCCCGCTTCGACGACCGCGTGACCGGCAACCTCGACTCGTTCGCCCCGAACGCGCTGGTCATCCACGCCGACATCGACCCGGCGGAGATCGGCAAGAACCGCCACGCCGACGTCCCGATCGTGGGCGACGCCAAGGAGGTCATCGCCCAGCTCGTCGCGCGGCTCGAGGCCGAGGGCGCGGACGGTGACTACGAGTCGTGGGTGGCGTTCCTGGCGGGGCTGAAGAAGACCTACCCGCTGGGCTACGACACGCCCGCCGACGGCTCGCTCGCCCCGCAGTACGTCATCGAGCGGCTGAGCGCGATCGCCGGCCCCGAGGCGATCTACTGCTCGGGCGTGGGCCAGCACCAGATGTGGGCCGCGCACTTCGTCGACTACGAGCACCCCCAGACCTGGATCAACTCCGGCGGCCTCGGCACGATGGGCTTCTCGGTCCCGGCGGCGATGGGCGCCAAGGTCGGCAAGCCGGACAGCACCGTGTGGTCGATCGACGGCGACGGGTGCTTCCAGATGACCAACCAGGAGCTCGCCACCTGCGCGATCAACGACATCCCGATCAAGGTCGCGGTCATCAACAACGAGTCGCTCGGCATGGTGCGGCAGTGGCAGACGCTCTTCTACAACGAGCGCTACTCCAACACCGACCTGCACTCCAAGCGGATCCCCGACTTCGTCAAGCTCGCCGACGCCTACGGCTGCGTGGGCCTGGCCTGTGAGTCGCCCGACGAGGTGGACGCCACGATCGAGAAGGCGATGGCGATCGACGACCAGCCGGTCGTGGTCGACTTCCGGGTCCACCGCGACGCGATGGTGTGGCCGATGGTCGCCGCCGGCTCGAGCAACGACGAGATCAAGTACGCGCGCGACCTCGCGCCCCAGTTCGACGAGGACGACATCTGATGACCGCCAGCTCGCACAAGCACACCCTCTCGGTCCTGGTCGAGAACAAGCCGGGTGTCCTGGCTCGGATCGCCGGGCTGTTCTCCCGGCGCGGGTTCAACATCGACAGCCTCGCCGTCGGCCCGACCGAGCACCCCGAGGTCTCCCGGATGACCATCGTGGTCAACGTCGAGGAGTCCCCGCTCGAGCAGGTCACCAAGCAGCTCAACAAGCTCGTCGAGGTGATCAAGATCGTCGAGCTCGACGGACCGGGCTCGGTCAACCGCGAGCTGCTGCTGGTCAAGGTGCGCGCCGATGCCGCCAGCCGCGGCGCCGTCCTCGACGCCGTGCAGCTCTTCCGCGCCAAGGTCGTCGACGTCGCCCCCGACGCGATCACCGTCCAGGCCGTCGGCAACTCCGACAAGCTGGCCGACCTGCTGCGCGTGCTCGAGCCCTTCGGCATCCGCGAGCTCGTCCAGTCCGGCATGGTCGCCATCGGGCGCGGCTCGCGCTCGATCAGCGAGCGCCCGCAGCGTCTGGTGACGGTGCCCGCGCCGCCGTCGGCCATCGCCTGACCCACCCACCCATCCACAGATTTCCGCAGCACCAACCATGAAGGAGAGCCCCCGTGGCTGAGATGTTCTACGACGACGACGCCGACCTGAGCCTGATCCAGGGCAAGAACGTCGCGGTGATCGGCTACGGCAGCCAGGGCCACGCCCACGCGCTGTCGCTGCGCGACTCCGGTGTCGACGTCCGCATCGGCCTGCAGCCCGGCTCGAAGAGCCGCGACAAGGCCGAGGCCGAGGGCCTGCGCGTCCTCACCCCCCGCGAGGCGGCGGAGGAGTCCGACCTGATCGTGATCCTCGCCCCCGACCAGCACCAGAGGAAGCTCTACGCCGAGGAGATCGAGCCGGCGCTCACGCCCGGCGACACCCTCGTCTTCGGCCACGGCTTCAACATCCGCTTCGGCTACATCACCCCGCCCGACGGCGTCGACGTCTTCATGGTCGCCCCGAAGGGCCCCGGCCACCTCGTGCGCCGCGAGTACGTCGACGGCCGTGGCGTGCCGGTCCTCGTCGCGGTGGAGAAGGACGAGTCCGGCAAGGCCTGGGACCTCGCGCTCTCCTACGCCAAGGCGATCGGCGGCCTGCGTGCCGGCGGCATCAAGACCACCTTCACCGAGGAGACCGAGACCGACCTGTTCGGCGAGCAGGCCGTGCTCTGCGGCGGTGCCTCCCAGCTCGTCCAGTACGGCTTCGAGGTCCTCACCGAGGCCGGCTACCAGCCCGAGGTGGCCTACTTCGAGTGCCTCCACGAGCTCAAGCTGATCGTCGACCTGATGTACGAGGGCGGCATCGCCAAGCAGCGCTGGTCGGTCTCCGACACCGCCGAGTTCGGCGACTACGTCTCCGGCCCCCGCGTCATCACGCCGGACGTCAAGAAGAACATGGAGGACGTGCTCGCCGACATCAAGAACGGCGCGTTCGCCGAGCGCTTCATCACCGACATGGACAACGGCTCGCCGGAGTTCACCGAGTTCCGCAAGAAGGCGGAGTCGCACCCCATCGAGCAGACCGGTCGCGAGCTGCGCAAGCTGATGGCGTGGGTGAAGTCCCACGACACCGACTACGTCGAGGGCTCCTCGGCCCGCTGACGCGCCCGGCGCACCCGACCTCAAGGACGGCCTCGACGTGACGACGTACACCCACGGTCACGCCGAGGCCGTCCTGCGCTCCCACCGCTGGCGCACCGCCGCCAACTCCGCGGCACACCTCCTGCCGCACCTGCGCGAGGGGCAGCGGCTGCTCGACGTCGGGTCGGGGCCCGGCACCCTCACCGCCGACCTCGCCCGCGCGGTGGGCACGACCGGCGAGGTCGTCGCCCTCGAGGTGACCGAGGAGGCCGCCGACCTGACGCGCGCCGAGCTCGACCGGCAGGGGATCACCGCGCGGGTGCTGGTGGGAGACATCCACGCCCTCGACCTCGACGCGCTCGGCGGACCCTTCGACGTGGTCCATGCCCACCAGGTGCTCCAGCACGTCGCCGACCCGGTCGGCGCGCTGCGCGAGATGCTCCGCGTGACCCGTCCGGGCGGGCTCGTGTCCGCGCGCGACAGCGACTACGGCCACTTCTCGTGGCACCCCGCCTCCCCGGGGCTCGACCGGTGGCTCGCGCTCTACGCGGCCGCCGCCCGCGCCAACGGCGGGGAGCCCGACGCCGGGCGGATGCTCCTGGCGTGGGCGCACGCCGCCGGCGCCACGGACGTCGAGGCGTCGTCGTCGACCTGGTGCTTCGCGACGCCCGTGGACCGCGCCTGGTGGGGCGGCATGTGGGCCGACCGGATCACCTCCACCGCCCTCGCCCGCCAGCTCGTCGCCGAGGGCCGCGCGACCGAGGCCGAGCTCGCGGAGGTCGCGGACGCCTGGCGTGCCTGGGCCGACCACCCTGACGGCTGGCTCTCGGTGCTCCACGGCGAGATCCTCGTCCGCGCGTGAGCGGTGGCCCACCCACACTTTCCGCGCGCGGAAGGTGGCTGGCGCACCGCTCGTCCGCGCGCCGGCGTACGCCGCGGCCCCCGGCGGTGGCCCACCCACAGTTCCGGTCCGCGGAAGGTGGCTGGGACACCGCTGCCCCGGGTGACTCTGTCCGCGCTCACCCGCGCGGTGCTTGGTGCGGGGCCGGTCGTGCGCGACGATGCGGGTATGACACAGCAGCAGACGCTCGAGCAGACCCGCAGGCTCGGCGTCGAGACCACGGGCATCGAGATCATCGAGGAGTCGGCGCGCACCGCGAGCCCGCGCGACCTGTTCTGGCCGTGGTTCGCGGCCAACGTGTCCGTCTTCGGCATCAGCTACGGCTCGTTCGTCCTCGGCTTCGGCATCTCCTTCCGCCAGGCGCTCGTCGTCTCGGTCGTCGGGATCGTCGTCTCGTTCGCGCTCTGCGGGGTCATCGCGATCGCCGGCAAGCGCGGGTCGGCGCCGACGATGGTGCTCAGCCGCGCGGCGTTCGGCGTCAACGGGCAGAAGCTGCCCGGCGTGATCTCGTGGCTGGTCTCGATCGGTTGGGAGACCTTCCTCGCGATCCTCGCGGTCCTCGCGACGGCGACCATCTTCGACCAGCTCGGGTGGGCTGCCGGCACCGCGACCAAGGTCGTGGCGACGCTGGTCGTCGCCGCCCTGATCGTCTCGGCGAGCGTCGCGGGCTACCACGTCATCATGCGGCTGCAGTCCTGGCTCACCTGGATCACCGGCATCGCGACCATCGTCTACGTCGCGCTCACCCTCGACGAGATCGACTGGTCGGCGGTCGGCTCGGTGCCCGACGGCAGCGTGCAGCAGATGGTCGGCGCGCTGGTCATGGTGATGACCGGCTTCGGCCTCGGCTGGATCAACATCGCCGCCGACTGGTCGCGCTACCAGCGCCGTGACGCCAGCGGGTCGGCGATCGTCGGCTGGAACACCTTCGGCGGTGCGGTCGCGCCGGTCCTGCTCGTGGTGTTCGGCCTGCTGCTGGCCGGCTCGTCGCAGACGCTCTCGGCGGGCATCGTCGCCGACCCGATCGGGATGCTCGGCACCCTGCTCCCGACCTGGTTCCTCGTGCCGTTCCTGCTGGCCGCGATCCTCGCGCTGGTCAGCGGCGCCGTCCTCGGCATCTACTCCTCGGGCCTGACGCTGCTCTCGCTCGGCGTCCGGGTGCCGCGGCCGGCCGCGGCCGGGATCGACGGCACGATCCTCACCCTCGGCACGATCTGGGTGGTCTTCTTCGCCCAGGACTTCCTCGGCCCCTTCCAGAGCTTCCTGATCACCCTCGGCGTCCCGCTCGCCGCGTGGGCCGGGATCATGATCGCCGACATCGCGCTGCGCAAGCGGGACTACGACGAGGAGGCGCTCTTCGACCCCGCCGGGCGCTACGGCTCGGTCGACGTCACGTCGGTCGCGACGATGGTCGGGGCGTCCGTCCTCGGCTGGGGGCTGGTGGTCAACAACTTCGCCGCCGACGCTGCGTGGAACAACTGGCAGGGCTTCCTCATCGAGCCGCTCGGGCTCGGCACCTACGTCGACGACCCGCTGGGGGCCTACTGGGAGGGTCCGTGGGCCTACGCCAACCTCGGCGTCCTGCTCGCCCTCGTCCTCGGCTTCGGCGTCACCTACCTCGCGCGCCGCGGCACCGTGCGCCGCCAGGAGTCCTGAGGCGGGAACACCGGGCCGCGCACCGGTGTTGGGGCGCACGTGAAGATCGAGATCTGGTCCGACGTCCTCTGCCCCTGGTGCTACATCGGCAAGCGCCGCATCGAGGAGGCGCTGGCCGCCTTCCCGCACGCCGACGAGGTGGAGGTGCACTGGCGCTCCTACCAGCTCGACCCGGGCGCGCCCACCGAGCCCACCACCGGCACCGCGGAGATGCTGGCGAAGAAGTACGGCCAGTCGCCGGCCGGCGTGCAGCAGATGCAGGACCGGGTCGAGGCGGTCGCGGCCGAGGTGGGCCTGGTCTACCGGCTCTCCGAGACCCTCCACCTCAACACCGTCGACGCGCACAGGCTGATCCACCTCGCCCACGAGCAGGGCGGCAACGAGCTGCAGGGCCGGGTCAAGGAGGCGCTGCTCGCGGCCTACTTCACCGAGGCCCGCAACGTCGCCGACCACGCGGTGCTCCGCGACGTCGCGGTCACGGCCGGGCTCGACGCCGACCGGGTCGACGCGGTGCTCGCGAGCCGCGAGTACGCCGACGCGGTGCAGGCCGACATCGACCAGGCGCAGGCCTACGGCGCCGGCGGCGTCCCGTTCTTCGTCGTGGACCAGAAGTACGGCGTCTCCGGCGCGCAGCCGACCGAGGTCTTCACCCAGGTGCTGGACAAGGCCTGGTCGGACTCGCACCCCTCGATCCAGGTGCTCGCCACCGGCGACGCCGGCGAGGTGTGCGGGCCCGACGGCTGCGCGATCTGACGCCTACCGCGCCTTCTCGCCCCGCGCGGCCTGCTCGGCACTGGCGAGCACCCGCGCGGCGCGGGTCTCGGGCCGCTTGGCGAGCACGATCCACGTCAGGATCATCTTCTGCGCCGACGGCGACCACGAGTCCCAGTGCTCCCGGGATCCGGGGTGGGCGCGGAACGCGGCAGCGAGGTCGGCGGGCACGACGCAGTCCTCGACGTCGTCCATCAGCGTCCACGTGCCGGTGTCCTTCGCGAGCGCCACGGCGGCGGCGCCCGCGGGCTCCATCAGGCCGGCCTCCTCGAGCCGGGCGACGCGGCCCTTGTTGATCCGGGTCCACATGCTGCCGCGCCGCCGGGGCGCGAACCACATCATGGTCCGGTGCTCGTCGACCGGTCGCACCGTGGAGTCGACCCACCCGAAGCGCAGCGCCTCGAGCACCGCGTCGTCGTAGGAGAAGGGCCGGTCGGCGGCGCGGCGAGGACTGACCAGCCAGGCTCCGGTGGGCCGGGCGTGATGCTCGCGCAGCCAGTCGCTCCACTCCCGGACGGTCGTCGGCTCGAGCCGCTCCGCGTCGTCCATCACGCCCATGGCACGAGGCTAGGCCCCACCGCCGACATCGCGCGCGTCCCACATGCGGGGACCGCGCCCGGTCCCCGTGACCCGCGGGTACAGTGGGCGGCGCACAGCGTCGTGCAGTCCCGGACACATCCCCAGAACTTCTCGAGGACCCCGCTGTGAACGCACCTGTCAAGCCTGTCGTGCTCATCGCCGAAGAGCTCAGCCCCGCCACCATCGAGGCGCTCGGCCCCGACTTCGAGATCCGGCACTGCAACGGCGCCGACCGCGCCGAGCTGCTCCCGGCGATCGCCGACGTCGACGCGATCCTCGTCCGCTCGGCGACCAAGGTCGACGGCGAGGCGCTCGCGGCGGCGCAGCGGCTCAAGGTCGTCGCCCGCGCGGGCGTCGGGCTCGACAACGTCGACGTCAAGGCTGCCACGCAGGCCGGCGTGATGGTGGTCAACGCGCCCACCTCCAACATCGTCAGCGCCGCCGAGCTCGCCGTCGCGCTGATGCTCGCCGCCGCCCGCCACATCAGCCCGGCCCACGCCGCGCTGCGGGGCGGGGAGTGGAAGCGCTCGAAGTACACCGGCATCGAGCTCTACGAGAAGACCGTCGGCATCGTCGGCCTGGGT
This genomic interval from Nocardioides palaemonis contains the following:
- a CDS encoding YdeI/OmpD-associated family protein, translated to MGVMDDAERLEPTTVREWSDWLREHHARPTGAWLVSPRRAADRPFSYDDAVLEALRFGWVDSTVRPVDEHRTMMWFAPRRRGSMWTRINKGRVARLEEAGLMEPAGAAAVALAKDTGTWTLMDDVEDCVVPADLAAAFRAHPGSREHWDSWSPSAQKMILTWIVLAKRPETRAARVLASAEQAARGEKAR
- a CDS encoding methyltransferase domain-containing protein, with product MTTYTHGHAEAVLRSHRWRTAANSAAHLLPHLREGQRLLDVGSGPGTLTADLARAVGTTGEVVALEVTEEAADLTRAELDRQGITARVLVGDIHALDLDALGGPFDVVHAHQVLQHVADPVGALREMLRVTRPGGLVSARDSDYGHFSWHPASPGLDRWLALYAAAARANGGEPDAGRMLLAWAHAAGATDVEASSSTWCFATPVDRAWWGGMWADRITSTALARQLVAEGRATEAELAEVADAWRAWADHPDGWLSVLHGEILVRA
- the ilvN gene encoding acetolactate synthase small subunit — protein: MTASSHKHTLSVLVENKPGVLARIAGLFSRRGFNIDSLAVGPTEHPEVSRMTIVVNVEESPLEQVTKQLNKLVEVIKIVELDGPGSVNRELLLVKVRADAASRGAVLDAVQLFRAKVVDVAPDAITVQAVGNSDKLADLLRVLEPFGIRELVQSGMVAIGRGSRSISERPQRLVTVPAPPSAIA
- a CDS encoding DsbA family oxidoreductase translates to MKIEIWSDVLCPWCYIGKRRIEEALAAFPHADEVEVHWRSYQLDPGAPTEPTTGTAEMLAKKYGQSPAGVQQMQDRVEAVAAEVGLVYRLSETLHLNTVDAHRLIHLAHEQGGNELQGRVKEALLAAYFTEARNVADHAVLRDVAVTAGLDADRVDAVLASREYADAVQADIDQAQAYGAGGVPFFVVDQKYGVSGAQPTEVFTQVLDKAWSDSHPSIQVLATGDAGEVCGPDGCAI
- a CDS encoding purine-cytosine permease family protein, giving the protein MTQQQTLEQTRRLGVETTGIEIIEESARTASPRDLFWPWFAANVSVFGISYGSFVLGFGISFRQALVVSVVGIVVSFALCGVIAIAGKRGSAPTMVLSRAAFGVNGQKLPGVISWLVSIGWETFLAILAVLATATIFDQLGWAAGTATKVVATLVVAALIVSASVAGYHVIMRLQSWLTWITGIATIVYVALTLDEIDWSAVGSVPDGSVQQMVGALVMVMTGFGLGWINIAADWSRYQRRDASGSAIVGWNTFGGAVAPVLLVVFGLLLAGSSQTLSAGIVADPIGMLGTLLPTWFLVPFLLAAILALVSGAVLGIYSSGLTLLSLGVRVPRPAAAGIDGTILTLGTIWVVFFAQDFLGPFQSFLITLGVPLAAWAGIMIADIALRKRDYDEEALFDPAGRYGSVDVTSVATMVGASVLGWGLVVNNFAADAAWNNWQGFLIEPLGLGTYVDDPLGAYWEGPWAYANLGVLLALVLGFGVTYLARRGTVRRQES
- a CDS encoding acetolactate synthase large subunit, which encodes MTEQGAQVGGTVTGAQSLVTSLEAAGVTDIFGIPGGAILPAYDPLMDSTRIRHILVRHEQAAGHAAQGYAAATGRVGVCMATSGPGATNLVTPIADAHMDSVPMVAVTGQVGASMIGTDAFQEADIRGITMPITKHNFLVTDAADIPRTIAEAFHIASTGRPGPVLVDVAKSALQAQTTFAWPSELHLPGYRPVTTPHSKQIKEAVRLIRDAKRPVLYVGGGVIRAGASRELARLAALTGIPVVTTLMARGAFPDSNPQHLGMPGMHGTVAAVAGLQKSDLIISLGARFDDRVTGNLDSFAPNALVIHADIDPAEIGKNRHADVPIVGDAKEVIAQLVARLEAEGADGDYESWVAFLAGLKKTYPLGYDTPADGSLAPQYVIERLSAIAGPEAIYCSGVGQHQMWAAHFVDYEHPQTWINSGGLGTMGFSVPAAMGAKVGKPDSTVWSIDGDGCFQMTNQELATCAINDIPIKVAVINNESLGMVRQWQTLFYNERYSNTDLHSKRIPDFVKLADAYGCVGLACESPDEVDATIEKAMAIDDQPVVVDFRVHRDAMVWPMVAAGSSNDEIKYARDLAPQFDEDDI
- the ilvC gene encoding ketol-acid reductoisomerase, producing MAEMFYDDDADLSLIQGKNVAVIGYGSQGHAHALSLRDSGVDVRIGLQPGSKSRDKAEAEGLRVLTPREAAEESDLIVILAPDQHQRKLYAEEIEPALTPGDTLVFGHGFNIRFGYITPPDGVDVFMVAPKGPGHLVRREYVDGRGVPVLVAVEKDESGKAWDLALSYAKAIGGLRAGGIKTTFTEETETDLFGEQAVLCGGASQLVQYGFEVLTEAGYQPEVAYFECLHELKLIVDLMYEGGIAKQRWSVSDTAEFGDYVSGPRVITPDVKKNMEDVLADIKNGAFAERFITDMDNGSPEFTEFRKKAESHPIEQTGRELRKLMAWVKSHDTDYVEGSSAR